One window of bacterium genomic DNA carries:
- a CDS encoding T9SS type A sorting domain-containing protein has translation MKRFFSYTALCFLMLCNRSYCIDGITLYFNSNDVNDIAADDRHIWCATSGGLVRWDIRDDTYRVFSSLDGLPSNDVHAVTATPGGVLWLAGSWYGLTSMDGGTFHTYDNPGLYGGNVQRIAVDSQENVWCTGASAWRFDGDSWTDCALGEGSSEPVVMDGDGHVWIGTRKGLVCIDGADRITYTTESGLPDNRILSLESDGRGNLWAGTSKGLAVFDGASWRSYSKEYYTDKTVNDDIVWNPVYAVAIDSTGVVWLGTPWGAASFDGTSWAVYTPGNSGLKDREIRNIAVDSDNTKWFAYLAGSPVHALSSFDGSVWRIHQTEGPPSNTALRIGIGADDIGWFAFVGYGTSIFDGKTWTKVTPPELPSYWTFYDFAANGGVCWFATGAGALSYDGSRWTHYTVENSGLASDNVTAVAVDHDGAVWFGMEGRVSKFDGAAWETYTVGAGMGDLAVTVIAVDERNCLWVGTNRGLACFDGLEWTTGDSHGLFDGKVVKDIAIDLDRTVWVCTYFGIGRYDGSLWTMFTTENSGLADNSIVRAAVDRNNVKWFAYGQPYGIIRYDGSSWQTITCRDGLASDQMTDIAVDSKNRKWFTSYNGITSFLDQPGQDPSNIEPASAVPERCIIQGVYPNPFNSAATIRYTLRAGDSIELAVFAINGQRVRTLVDEPRQAGDYTVSWNGTDENGHQVSTGLYIARLQSGDRISLAKILLVR, from the coding sequence ATGAAACGCTTTTTTTCATATACCGCACTATGTTTTCTCATGCTCTGTAATCGCTCATACTGCATCGATGGAATCACGCTCTATTTCAACAGCAACGATGTGAACGATATCGCCGCCGATGACCGTCACATCTGGTGCGCCACATCGGGCGGACTCGTGCGATGGGACATCAGGGATGACACATACCGTGTGTTTTCATCCCTGGACGGCCTCCCGTCGAACGATGTTCATGCCGTCACCGCAACACCGGGTGGAGTGCTCTGGCTTGCCGGAAGCTGGTACGGCCTCACCAGTATGGACGGCGGCACTTTTCACACATATGACAATCCCGGCCTGTACGGTGGAAACGTGCAGCGGATAGCCGTGGACTCCCAAGAAAACGTCTGGTGTACGGGCGCTTCGGCCTGGCGCTTCGATGGTGATTCGTGGACCGACTGCGCCCTCGGCGAGGGCAGCTCGGAGCCGGTTGTCATGGACGGCGACGGTCATGTATGGATCGGGACGCGAAAGGGACTCGTCTGTATCGATGGGGCTGACCGGATAACGTATACGACTGAATCGGGCCTCCCCGACAACAGGATTCTTTCACTGGAATCGGACGGCAGGGGTAATCTCTGGGCCGGGACATCGAAAGGCCTGGCGGTATTCGACGGTGCATCGTGGAGGTCGTATTCAAAGGAGTATTATACCGATAAAACCGTCAACGACGATATAGTCTGGAATCCCGTGTATGCCGTCGCCATCGACAGCACCGGCGTCGTCTGGCTTGGCACGCCATGGGGTGCCGCATCGTTCGATGGGACATCATGGGCAGTGTACACACCCGGCAACAGCGGGCTCAAGGATCGCGAAATCCGCAACATCGCAGTGGACTCCGACAACACCAAGTGGTTCGCGTATCTTGCCGGGTCTCCGGTGCACGCCCTGTCCAGTTTCGACGGCTCCGTATGGCGCATCCATCAGACCGAAGGGCCGCCGAGTAACACCGCCCTGCGGATTGGAATCGGCGCTGACGATATCGGGTGGTTTGCCTTTGTCGGCTATGGAACATCGATCTTTGACGGAAAGACATGGACAAAGGTCACACCGCCGGAATTACCTTCATACTGGACATTTTACGATTTTGCGGCGAACGGCGGTGTCTGCTGGTTCGCGACGGGCGCCGGGGCGCTGAGCTACGACGGTTCCCGGTGGACTCACTACACTGTCGAAAACAGCGGGCTTGCTTCGGATAACGTGACTGCGGTGGCGGTCGATCACGACGGAGCCGTATGGTTCGGAATGGAGGGCCGTGTCTCGAAATTCGACGGGGCCGCTTGGGAAACGTACACGGTCGGCGCGGGGATGGGGGATTTGGCCGTAACGGTCATCGCCGTCGATGAACGCAACTGTCTGTGGGTTGGAACCAATCGGGGTCTTGCCTGTTTCGATGGCTTGGAATGGACAACGGGCGACTCACACGGTCTGTTCGATGGAAAAGTTGTCAAGGATATTGCCATTGATCTCGACCGGACAGTCTGGGTGTGTACCTATTTCGGAATCGGGCGGTACGACGGCTCCTTGTGGACAATGTTCACCACCGAAAACTCCGGGCTCGCTGACAACTCGATCGTCAGAGCCGCGGTCGACAGGAACAATGTAAAATGGTTCGCGTACGGTCAGCCTTATGGTATCATCAGGTACGACGGTTCCTCGTGGCAGACGATTACCTGCCGCGACGGGCTTGCATCCGACCAGATGACCGACATTGCAGTCGACAGTAAAAATCGTAAATGGTTCACCTCGTATAACGGCATAACAAGCTTCCTTGACCAACCGGGTCAGGATCCTTCGAATATCGAACCGGCTTCCGCCGTTCCCGAACGGTGCATCATTCAGGGTGTTTATCCGAATCCCTTCAATTCTGCGGCCACAATACGGTATACACTTCGTGCCGGGGATTCCATCGAGCTGGCCGTTTTCGCGATCAACGGCCAACGTGTCCGTACGCTTGTCGACGAGCCCCGGCAGGCGGGAGACTACACCGTTTCATGGAACGGAACCGATGAGAACGGGCATCAGGTTTCGACCGGTCTCTATATCGCGCGCCTGCAATCGGGCGACAGAATCTCGCTGGCGAAAATACTGCTTGTCAGGTAA
- a CDS encoding PAS domain S-box protein — protein MSKLSYRALEEKVRELEKTLQGHNPDFFWDIYALSPVPTLIVDVEGALIRYNQAMAELTGYMHEELPDIETMLPKFFPDEKYRKKAWEECNNSLLVKHARTHEYSIICKTGGKHTVRCIMLNIPSMDEQKGFHIIQFIDITEHKKTEEMLEKAREELEKRVSERTSELEKSNKELQREIISRFFAEEKLRENNELLEKIFSNTHLMIAYMDRDFNFIRVNRAYAEADGRTPEFFNGKNHFTLYPNQENEAIFRRVIETGKIFTVYAKPFVYPEHPERGMTFWDWSLIPVIDISGKVEGVILGLVDVTARIRVQEKLDEREKVYRELMDFLPQTVVEFDMNGNLTFINRSGFEIFGYSIDDFKKGINIFDIISLEDRDKARKNLGDVIKGLRSGPGEYAIKKKDGTPVHIITYSNAIIRDNKPVGARGIIIDITDLKQTEQALREERSKMEVLLNNERLLATVAFSLNSSDSLHESMNDILKMISSELEIDNVCMWNPFSRSDDTLSFHYRIQGKSMRYAEDRPAFSPHFQKLLQEGQAIIVSNLDGLTAEEKKYFAERNILSVVNFPMKISGDLMASICFCQNHPYTWHQEKLDLLKTITEIIASTLKRHYHIHARIEAEKKQTEAIQIVERASRLASIGVIAGGITHEINQPLSAIKVTADSILFWHKHNEGILPETFITMLNKISESVDRISDIIRHMRSFWVATDQIEKTTTDMNKAVNKAASLVNRQLHAHGIKPVLSLFDRNLMVSGNPIHLEQIVINLVTNAMNALDSTSRKDKTITISTGQNDTEAVLEVIDNGTGLPEGIGEKIYDPFYSTSKPGEGTGLGLAIVKRFVDEHNGSIEACNNSDGGVTFTVRFPLSPDTVRPDNEHSAR, from the coding sequence ATGAGTAAACTTTCATACAGGGCACTTGAAGAAAAAGTCAGGGAACTCGAAAAAACTCTTCAGGGCCATAATCCCGATTTTTTCTGGGATATTTATGCTTTAAGCCCCGTTCCCACGCTCATAGTTGACGTTGAAGGGGCTCTTATCAGGTATAACCAGGCCATGGCTGAGCTGACAGGTTATATGCACGAAGAGCTGCCCGATATCGAAACAATGCTGCCGAAGTTCTTTCCGGATGAAAAATACCGGAAAAAAGCGTGGGAAGAATGTAATAATTCCCTGTTGGTAAAGCATGCAAGAACCCATGAGTATAGTATCATCTGCAAAACGGGCGGAAAACACACTGTCCGGTGTATCATGCTTAATATACCCTCGATGGATGAGCAGAAGGGCTTTCATATCATTCAGTTTATCGATATTACCGAACATAAAAAAACCGAAGAAATGCTTGAAAAAGCCCGCGAGGAGCTCGAAAAACGGGTCAGTGAACGCACATCCGAGCTGGAAAAATCCAACAAAGAGCTCCAGCGGGAGATCATAAGCCGTTTTTTTGCGGAAGAAAAGCTTCGCGAAAACAACGAGCTTCTGGAGAAAATATTTTCCAATACCCATCTCATGATCGCATACATGGACAGGGATTTCAACTTTATCCGGGTCAACCGCGCTTATGCCGAAGCGGATGGCAGAACACCGGAATTTTTCAATGGTAAGAATCATTTCACTTTATACCCGAATCAAGAGAACGAAGCAATTTTCAGACGGGTGATCGAGACCGGCAAAATATTTACAGTGTACGCAAAACCCTTCGTGTACCCCGAACACCCCGAGCGGGGAATGACATTCTGGGACTGGTCCCTGATACCGGTGATAGATATCTCGGGAAAAGTTGAGGGAGTTATCCTCGGACTCGTGGACGTTACCGCGCGGATCAGGGTTCAGGAAAAACTCGACGAACGCGAGAAGGTATACAGGGAACTCATGGATTTTCTGCCCCAGACAGTCGTCGAATTCGACATGAACGGTAACCTGACCTTTATTAACAGGAGCGGTTTCGAAATCTTCGGTTACTCCATCGATGATTTCAAAAAGGGTATAAACATTTTCGATATAATCAGCCTCGAAGACCGTGATAAAGCGCGGAAAAACCTTGGTGATGTTATAAAAGGGCTGCGATCTGGTCCCGGTGAATATGCCATCAAAAAGAAAGACGGCACGCCGGTTCACATTATTACCTATTCGAACGCTATAATCCGGGACAACAAACCTGTCGGAGCGAGAGGTATTATCATCGACATCACCGACCTCAAACAGACCGAGCAGGCTCTCCGTGAAGAACGGTCGAAAATGGAAGTTTTGCTCAATAACGAGCGTTTGCTTGCCACAGTCGCCTTCAGCCTCAATTCCTCCGATTCTCTTCATGAAAGCATGAATGATATACTGAAAATGATCTCCTCGGAGCTTGAAATCGATAATGTCTGCATGTGGAATCCCTTTTCCCGGAGCGATGATACGTTGAGCTTCCATTATCGGATACAGGGCAAATCCATGCGGTATGCAGAAGACAGGCCGGCTTTTTCGCCCCATTTCCAGAAATTACTGCAGGAAGGGCAGGCAATCATCGTTTCGAATCTCGATGGTCTGACAGCGGAAGAAAAAAAGTACTTCGCCGAGCGAAATATCCTTTCGGTTGTCAATTTCCCGATGAAGATATCCGGGGACCTCATGGCATCCATCTGTTTCTGCCAGAACCATCCATACACATGGCATCAGGAAAAACTCGATCTTTTAAAAACAATCACCGAAATAATCGCAAGCACCCTGAAAAGACACTATCATATCCATGCCCGTATCGAGGCGGAAAAGAAGCAGACCGAGGCGATTCAGATTGTCGAGCGCGCATCGCGCCTCGCTTCCATCGGTGTGATCGCCGGCGGAATAACCCATGAAATCAACCAGCCCCTGAGCGCCATAAAGGTAACGGCGGACAGCATCCTGTTCTGGCACAAGCATAACGAAGGAATCCTGCCGGAAACATTTATCACCATGCTCAATAAAATTTCGGAAAGCGTGGACCGTATCAGCGACATTATCCGGCATATGCGCTCATTCTGGGTAGCCACCGATCAGATAGAAAAGACAACCACCGACATGAACAAGGCCGTGAACAAAGCAGCTTCCCTCGTCAACCGTCAGCTCCATGCGCATGGCATCAAACCGGTGCTTTCCCTGTTCGACCGGAATCTGATGGTTTCAGGAAATCCCATTCATCTCGAACAGATTGTCATCAATCTGGTTACCAATGCCATGAATGCCCTTGACAGTACCAGCCGGAAAGATAAAACCATAACAATTTCCACCGGTCAGAACGACACGGAAGCGGTGCTCGAAGTTATCGACAACGGAACCGGTCTTCCCGAAGGAATCGGCGAAAAAATATACGATCCGTTCTATTCCACGAGTAAACCGGGAGAAGGAACAGGTCTCGGGCTTGCCATAGTGAAACGATTTGTTGACGAGCACAATGGATCGATCGAAGCATGTAATAATTCTGACGGGGGTGTAACCTTCACCGTTCGTTTTCCACTTTCACCTGACACTGTGAGGCCGGACAATGAACATTCTGCTCGTTGA
- a CDS encoding Gfo/Idh/MocA family oxidoreductase, producing MSERKTGASRRKFMGIAAGTAFAAAATPLVKSASAQTKTGKKLKVALVGTGIRGSGTWGKPLIDNYSDIIEFVGLCDRNPKRMEFVQQYLGLKCPLFIDTDFDTMIEKTRPDRVIVTTMDCFHAKYICRAMELGCDVITEKPLCTDEKMCQQIMDTEKRTGRHIRVTFNYRYGPAAARVKEILMSGEIGRITSVDFSYYLNTDHGASYYRRWHGYKQNSGSLLVHKATHHFDLLNWWLDAEPMMVNAHGDLRHYGFNSPFRGERCMTCQHKKTCPFFWDITTNEFLMNLYVKPETEDGYIRDHCLFSEDINIWDTMSVQVRYHNDVLLNYSLNSCMPYEGYLVGFNGTKGRLDAREYHQQPWEVDRLADIRVTRIFGDSRLYTVPNAGPGHWGADEKMQDMIFRGPIPDPLHQTAGSRAGALSIMIGVTARRSIEQQRPIAVEELVKI from the coding sequence ATGTCTGAACGGAAAACCGGCGCAAGCAGGCGCAAATTCATGGGCATCGCAGCCGGAACGGCATTTGCAGCGGCGGCCACTCCGCTCGTGAAGTCCGCTTCGGCGCAGACAAAAACGGGGAAGAAACTCAAGGTTGCTCTTGTGGGAACCGGAATCCGCGGCAGCGGCACCTGGGGTAAACCGCTCATCGATAATTACAGCGATATCATCGAGTTCGTGGGTCTCTGCGACCGTAATCCGAAACGGATGGAGTTCGTGCAGCAGTACCTCGGCCTGAAATGCCCCCTGTTTATCGACACCGATTTCGACACGATGATCGAGAAAACCCGACCCGACAGGGTCATTGTCACCACCATGGACTGCTTCCATGCCAAGTACATCTGCCGCGCCATGGAGCTCGGCTGCGATGTCATCACCGAAAAGCCCCTGTGCACCGACGAGAAAATGTGCCAGCAGATCATGGATACCGAAAAGCGCACGGGACGGCATATCCGGGTGACGTTCAACTACCGGTACGGTCCTGCCGCGGCCCGTGTCAAGGAGATACTCATGTCCGGCGAAATCGGGCGGATCACCTCGGTCGACTTCTCCTACTACCTCAATACCGACCACGGTGCTTCGTACTACCGCCGGTGGCACGGCTACAAGCAGAACTCGGGCTCGCTCCTCGTGCACAAGGCAACCCACCACTTCGATCTTCTCAACTGGTGGCTCGATGCCGAACCGATGATGGTCAACGCCCACGGCGACCTCCGTCACTACGGCTTCAACAGTCCCTTCCGCGGCGAGCGCTGCATGACCTGCCAGCACAAGAAAACCTGCCCCTTCTTCTGGGACATTACCACAAACGAATTCCTTATGAACCTCTATGTCAAACCGGAGACCGAGGACGGCTACATCAGGGATCACTGCCTCTTCAGCGAGGACATCAACATCTGGGACACGATGTCAGTTCAGGTGCGGTACCACAACGATGTGCTCCTCAACTATTCCCTCAATTCATGCATGCCCTACGAGGGGTATCTGGTCGGCTTCAACGGCACCAAGGGACGTCTCGACGCCCGTGAATACCACCAGCAGCCCTGGGAAGTCGACCGTCTCGCCGACATCAGGGTCACCAGGATTTTCGGCGATTCGCGGTTATACACCGTTCCGAACGCCGGGCCCGGTCACTGGGGCGCGGACGAAAAAATGCAGGATATGATATTCCGCGGGCCGATACCCGATCCTCTTCATCAGACCGCGGGAAGCAGGGCGGGCGCCCTTTCCATCATGATCGGCGTGACCGCGCGGCGGAGCATCGAACAACAGCGGCCGATCGCTGTCGAGGAGCTGGTGAAGATATAA
- a CDS encoding cupin domain-containing protein, producing MSGAQDESNEKATAVTSHIQYAENSIVSKTIIEKKTGTVTLFAFDRGQKLSEHTAPFDALVHVVEGEAELTIGGEKVLVSAGRFFIMPANIPHAVNAAERFKMILTMIRS from the coding sequence ATGAGCGGTGCGCAGGACGAATCGAATGAAAAAGCGACAGCGGTAACGTCCCACATCCAATATGCCGAAAATTCCATCGTGAGCAAGACCATCATCGAGAAAAAAACCGGCACTGTCACCCTCTTTGCGTTCGACAGGGGACAGAAGCTCAGCGAGCACACTGCTCCCTTCGATGCCCTCGTCCATGTGGTTGAAGGTGAGGCAGAGCTTACGATCGGCGGCGAAAAAGTGCTTGTTTCCGCCGGACGGTTCTTCATCATGCCCGCGAATATACCCCATGCAGTCAACGCGGCGGAGCGGTTCAAGATGATTCTTACCATGATACGGTCGTGA
- a CDS encoding T9SS type A sorting domain-containing protein, with the protein MDFLGFMAESTARHLWTVSLQVTVLVAVIWIVDRLSFRASSLFRYWLWLIVLARLCIPVNLDIPGGIRWIVKYAAHNGILTDNGFPGRAWMSDSFGAVAFPFIPESSFPAHWYTSAGFVWMAVCGMVAVSIVFRIYHIRKFSGTWIRAGRTDLCALLDTLRHSLRVRQTVSLYSFEDEAAAVPAVIGIMKPRILLPRVIVETWELTDIEPVLLHELAHIKRFDLMVNCLQMIVQAVYFFHPLVWFVNRRLRYFREELCDDTAVRYLVSGRKHYTMSMLRVMEETCRMPVPGYIGIGFSERNSTISERIKRIMRKDYTPYTSLTLLSVFMLFIVTAVSFTLSCASAGKESVKIEGIVLARTDGSPGQEMVLKQNYPNPVNTSTTFIFSLPKSGHTALAVYDVKGNEIAVLVDKELSEGEYTVKWNVGKLKSGVYFYRLKSGSGEIVKKMTVISS; encoded by the coding sequence ATGGATTTTCTCGGCTTTATGGCTGAATCGACAGCCCGTCATCTCTGGACTGTGAGCCTCCAGGTGACCGTGCTCGTTGCTGTCATATGGATTGTCGACCGTCTCAGCTTCAGGGCGTCATCGCTCTTTCGCTACTGGCTGTGGCTTATTGTGCTTGCGCGGCTGTGTATTCCGGTAAACCTCGATATTCCGGGCGGAATTCGATGGATTGTTAAATATGCTGCACATAACGGGATTCTCACGGATAATGGATTTCCCGGTCGGGCATGGATGTCGGATTCATTCGGCGCCGTCGCCTTCCCGTTCATTCCCGAATCATCATTCCCGGCGCACTGGTACACATCTGCCGGTTTTGTCTGGATGGCCGTGTGTGGAATGGTTGCGGTATCGATCGTGTTCAGAATATATCATATCAGGAAATTCTCGGGTACATGGATACGTGCCGGGCGGACGGATCTTTGTGCTCTGCTCGATACACTGAGACACAGTCTGAGGGTCAGGCAGACTGTTTCTCTGTATTCCTTCGAAGATGAGGCAGCCGCTGTTCCGGCGGTAATCGGAATCATGAAACCGCGAATTTTGCTTCCCCGCGTTATAGTCGAGACATGGGAGCTGACGGATATCGAACCGGTTCTGCTTCATGAGCTCGCGCATATAAAGAGATTTGACCTTATGGTCAATTGCCTGCAGATGATCGTTCAGGCGGTCTATTTCTTCCATCCCCTCGTATGGTTTGTTAACAGACGACTGCGGTATTTCCGCGAGGAACTGTGCGATGATACTGCCGTACGTTATCTCGTTTCCGGCCGGAAACATTATACCATGAGCATGCTGAGGGTCATGGAAGAGACATGTCGTATGCCGGTGCCCGGTTATATCGGGATCGGTTTTTCGGAAAGGAACTCCACGATAAGCGAAAGGATCAAACGAATCATGCGAAAAGACTATACCCCATACACCAGTCTTACATTGTTGTCGGTTTTTATGCTGTTTATCGTGACAGCGGTGAGTTTTACCCTTTCATGTGCCAGCGCCGGAAAAGAATCAGTTAAAATTGAAGGTATCGTCCTTGCCAGAACGGATGGAAGTCCCGGACAGGAAATGGTGCTTAAGCAGAATTACCCGAATCCCGTCAACACATCGACCACGTTCATATTTTCCCTTCCGAAGTCCGGCCATACGGCTCTTGCAGTATATGATGTTAAAGGGAACGAAATTGCCGTTCTGGTCGACAAGGAATTATCGGAAGGCGAATACACCGTGAAATGGAATGTCGGCAAGCTTAAGAGCGGAGTTTATTTTTACCGTCTGAAATCGGGTTCCGGAGAAATTGTCAAGAAAATGACGGTAATTTCCTCCTGA
- the menC gene encoding o-succinylbenzoate synthase, whose amino-acid sequence MDIDSIGIFRVSMPLVYPFRTACGDDYTTESVIVRLGSGDRYGWGESASGKEPSYLAECSVTQFVLSRDIIAPLILGRDIRSGAELSELLSGIKGNQFAKAAFDLAWWDLHARILGEPLWKVIGGVGPTVDAGADFGIMESFGLLLDTIREANEHGYRRIKLKCRPGWDLDMIDTVRGEFPDITIHVDCNSAYTLDDLDMFRRMDRYGLAMIEQPLAYDDLIDHAALQRHLSTPICLDESITSPDKARKAAGIGACRYINIKPGRVGGITNSLIVHDVCRDAGIPCWIGGMLESAVGASHCLALATLPNIRYPSDIFPTARFYELDIAAPPMVHSGPSQFTAHDAPGIGVEPDPAAIRKCTLDHVVIE is encoded by the coding sequence ATGGACATCGATTCAATCGGGATTTTTCGTGTCAGCATGCCGCTTGTCTACCCGTTCAGAACGGCGTGCGGCGACGATTACACCACCGAATCGGTGATCGTACGGCTCGGTTCGGGCGACCGGTACGGCTGGGGCGAATCGGCTTCCGGAAAAGAGCCTTCCTATCTGGCGGAATGCTCCGTAACTCAGTTTGTCCTGTCACGGGATATCATCGCCCCACTGATACTCGGAAGGGATATCCGTTCGGGAGCGGAGCTTTCGGAGTTGCTGTCGGGAATAAAGGGCAATCAGTTCGCCAAAGCCGCCTTTGACCTGGCGTGGTGGGACCTTCATGCCCGGATACTCGGCGAACCGTTGTGGAAGGTTATCGGGGGAGTAGGGCCGACCGTGGATGCCGGCGCGGATTTCGGTATCATGGAGAGTTTCGGCCTCCTGCTCGATACAATCCGTGAGGCGAACGAACATGGATACCGGCGGATCAAGCTCAAATGCCGTCCCGGATGGGACCTCGACATGATCGATACGGTTCGCGGGGAATTTCCCGATATCACCATCCACGTCGACTGCAACAGCGCCTATACCCTCGATGATCTCGACATGTTCCGCCGGATGGACCGTTACGGCCTTGCCATGATCGAACAGCCGCTCGCGTACGACGATCTCATCGATCATGCCGCCCTCCAGCGGCATCTGAGTACACCGATCTGCCTCGACGAGAGTATCACTTCTCCCGACAAAGCCCGCAAAGCTGCCGGGATCGGCGCCTGCCGCTATATAAACATCAAGCCCGGCAGGGTCGGCGGAATCACGAATTCCCTGATCGTACATGATGTCTGCCGCGATGCGGGAATACCCTGCTGGATAGGCGGAATGCTCGAATCCGCTGTCGGAGCCTCACACTGCCTTGCTCTCGCAACGCTTCCCAACATCCGTTATCCGTCGGATATTTTCCCGACCGCACGGTTCTATGAGCTCGACATCGCTGCGCCGCCCATGGTTCATTCCGGGCCATCGCAGTTCACCGCACATGATGCGCCGGGCATCGGCGTCGAGCCCGATCCGGCAGCGATCCGGAAATGTACTCTCGATCACGTTGTTATCGAATAA
- a CDS encoding BlaI/MecI/CopY family transcriptional regulator, producing the protein MTIKRSDLSRTEWSIMNICWKKGQASARDIYDETLRNKKRGYQTVKTMLDRLVIKRYLEREKFGPIWLYKPAVSRAQVLAREIDTFVDTVLDRTFAPLFARLAEKEHLSREEIDALKKIIVEHDEEKE; encoded by the coding sequence ATGACGATAAAACGATCAGACCTGTCCAGAACGGAGTGGTCCATCATGAACATATGCTGGAAAAAGGGGCAGGCAAGCGCTCGCGACATATACGATGAAACGCTCAGAAATAAAAAGCGCGGCTACCAGACGGTGAAGACCATGCTCGACCGTCTCGTTATCAAACGGTATCTCGAACGTGAGAAGTTCGGCCCCATCTGGCTCTACAAACCCGCCGTATCACGGGCTCAGGTTCTGGCACGTGAGATAGACACGTTTGTCGACACTGTGCTCGACAGGACCTTCGCTCCTCTTTTCGCCCGTCTGGCGGAAAAAGAGCACCTTTCGCGCGAAGAGATCGATGCCCTGAAAAAAATTATCGTGGAACATGACGAGGAGAAAGAGTGA
- a CDS encoding GNAT family N-acetyltransferase, producing MAYETEGKELSNEALSAGVRYLLNHPEHGFYVVAEIDGEVAGSLMVTYEWSDWRNGVIWWIQSVYVRPEYRRRGVYRSLYAEVKKMAAAQKNVCGFRLYVEKRNTAAQRTYAALGMHEANYKFYEEMPDE from the coding sequence ATGGCATATGAAACCGAGGGAAAGGAACTTTCAAACGAGGCTCTTTCGGCAGGTGTGCGATATCTGCTGAATCATCCGGAGCACGGTTTTTACGTGGTTGCGGAAATCGATGGAGAGGTCGCCGGCTCGCTCATGGTGACATACGAATGGAGCGACTGGCGGAACGGAGTTATATGGTGGATACAGAGTGTGTATGTCCGGCCTGAATACCGTCGCCGTGGAGTCTACAGAAGCCTCTATGCGGAGGTGAAGAAGATGGCGGCCGCGCAGAAAAACGTATGCGGCTTCAGGCTCTATGTGGAAAAGAGAAACACAGCTGCCCAGAGAACATACGCCGCCCTCGGCATGCATGAAGCGAATTACAAGTTTTACGAGGAGATGCCGGATGAGTGA